A single region of the Kwoniella botswanensis chromosome 1, complete sequence genome encodes:
- a CDS encoding rRNA 2'-O-methyltransferase fibrillarin → MAFGDRGGRGGARGGGRGGFGGGRGGGGGGRGGFGGGGRGGGGGRGGPRGGGAARGGRGAPRGGAGRGGGRGGKPGMGKKGPGAVTLEPHKHAGVYIAKGKEHLLVTRNMTPGESVYGEKRVSIASTNAEGEEEKIEYRVWNPFRSKLAAGILGGLDNIFIKPGAKVLYLGAASGSSVSHVSDIVGPDGVVYAVEFSHRPGRELIGMAKKRTNVVPIVDDARHPQKYRMLVQMVDVIFADVAQPDQARIIALNAHHFLKNGGGIVISIKANCIDSTAPAAQVFASEVNNMRKEGIKPKEQLTLEPYERDHAIVVGVYERHSGN, encoded by the exons ATGGCTTTCG GTGATCGAGGAGGACGTGGTGGTGCTCGAGGTGGTGGTCGAGGAGGTTTCGGTGGAGGACGTGGCGGTGGCGGCGGTGGTAGAGGCGGattcggtggtggtggtagaggtggtggtggtggaaggggtGGACCCAGAGGGGGAGGCGCCGCCAGGGGTGGTCGAGGTGCACCAAGAGGTGGTgctggaagaggtggtggtagaggtggtaaGCCAGGAATGGGTAAAAAGGGACCTGGTGCCGTCACACTCGAACCTCACAAGCACGCCGGTGTGTATATCGCCAAGGGTAAAGAACACCTGTTGGTCACTAGGAATATGACTCCAGGAGAATCAGTATACGGTGAAAAGAGAGTATCAATCGCTTCGACAAAcgctgaaggtgaagaggaaaagatcGAATACAGGGTATGGAATCCTTTCAGAAGTAAATTGGCGGCTGGTATTTTGGGTGGTTTAGATAACATCTTT ATCAAACCAGGTGCTAAAGTGCTCTATCTTGGTGCTGCTTCCGGTTCTTCCGTCTCTCACGTATCCGATATCGTCGGTCCAGATGGTGTGGTATACGCTGTTGAATTCTCCCACCGACCAGGTCGAGAATTGATCGGTATGGCTAAGAAGAGGACGAACGTTGTCC CAATCGTTGATGATGCCCGACACCCTCAAAAGTACCGAATGCTCGTTCAAATGGTCGACGTAATCTTTGCCGATGTTGCTCAACCTGATCAAGCGAGAATTATCGCTTTGAACGCCCATCATTTCCTAAAGAACGGAGGTGGTATCGTCATTTCCATCAAGGCAAACTGTATCGATTCTACCGCTCCTGCCGCTCAGGTATTCGCTAGTGAGGTCAACAACATGAGAAAAGAAGGTATCAAACCTAAGG AACAACTTACCCTTGAACCTTATGAGAGAGATCACGCTATCGTAGTAGGAGTATACGAGAGACACTCGGGTAACTAG